A genomic window from Salvia hispanica cultivar TCC Black 2014 chromosome 5, UniMelb_Shisp_WGS_1.0, whole genome shotgun sequence includes:
- the LOC125187806 gene encoding zinc finger protein ZAT4-like, with amino-acid sequence MEKEHTCKFCSKSFPCGRSLGGHMRSHLINNTPPQGHHPEMRPLKKKLPPLTMACKECGKTFPSWKALFGHMKCHSPNNGGVLVMDSQSDNEAGTTPPCKRKRSDRTITTRYNNNNNTSITNSSSSLTIATTTTEINDDDDDDDQHNEQEEVALSLIILSRDKSYWGDIEGKNSKLDPKSIGVESLQKLKPPRVETKTRKLESLNNETEVGYDEFEVNSPKKLIKRRHHDQFGREREASREGNSNSKFRCSICKKDFRSYQALGGHRASHKKFKGCCAPRSSLETEDSHSQKSKEHECPVCFKVFPSGQALGGHKRSHLIADQAKASPPHQTADRAFLDLNLPAPTEEEECGEFEPWWIGGAARIGLLSTS; translated from the coding sequence ATGGAGAAAGAGCACACCTGCAAGTTTTGCAGCAAGAGCTTCCCATGTGGGAGATCACTTGGAGGCCACATGAGGTCCCATCTGATCAACAACACTCCTCCACAAGGCCATCATCCCGAGATGCGGCCTCTGAAGAAGAAACTCCCACCTCTCACCATGGCTTGCAAGGAATGTGGCAAGACCTTCCCATCATGGAAGGCCTTGTTTGGCCACATGAAATGCCACTCTCCGAACAACGGAGGAGTTCTTGTCATGGACAGCCAATCCGACAACGAGGCAGGGACCACGCCCCCGTGCAAGAGGAAGAGATCGGACAGGACCATCACTACAAGgtacaacaacaacaacaacacatCCATCACAAATTCTTCCTCTTCCCTCACCAtagcaacaacaacaactgAGATCAACGATGACGACGACGATGATGATCAACACAACGAGCAAGAGGAGGTGGCCTTGAGCTTGATCATCCTCTCAAGGGACAAGAGCTACTGGGGAGACATTGAAGGCAAGAATTCAAAACTCGACCCGAAAAGTATTGGTGTAGAAAGCTTGCAGAAGCTCAAGCCTCCGAGAGTCGAGACCAAGACAAGAAAACTCGAATCACTAAACAACGAAACTGAGGTTGGATATGATGAGTTTGAAGTGAACTCTCCCAAGAAGTTGATCAAGAGAAGGCATCATGATCAGtttgggagagagagagaggcatCAAGAGAGGGAAACAGCAACAGCAAGTTTAGATGCTCAATCTGCAAGAAGGATTTTCGATCATACCAAGCATTAGGCGGTCACAGAGCGAGTCACAAGAAGTTCAAAGGCTGCTGCGCTCCGAGAAGCAGCCTAGAAACAGAGGATTCACATAGCCAGAAAAGCAAAGAGCACGAGTGCCCGGTTTGCTTCAAGGTTTTCCCATCGGGCCAAGCTCTAGGCGGCCACAAGAGGTCCCACTTGATCGCGGATCAAGCCAAGGCGTCTCCCCCTCATCAGACGGCCGACAGAGCCTTTCTTGATCTCAACTTGCCTGCTCCTACTGAGGAGGAGGAATGTGGTGAGTTCGAGCCGTGGTGGATTGGGGGCGCCGCACGCATCGGCCTACTCTCCACTTCATGA
- the LOC125188319 gene encoding pre-mRNA-splicing factor ATP-dependent RNA helicase DEAH1-like, producing the protein MSELKTWVSDKLMSLLGYSQPTVVQYVITLSKKASSPTEIVNQLVGLGIPSSAETAGFAKEIFARVEHKSSGPNQYQQKEREAAMLARKQKTYTLLEDDDDDDDTVRVSPPPKNEESKKKKFRKRSKPQDDLDDDDDEVVNHGGKERQVKRRTAPDEDDGSESEEERLRDQREREELERHIRERDAAGTRKITDQKLSKKEEEEAIRRSDALENDGIQTLRKVSRQEYLKKREQKKLEELRDDIEDEQYLFEGVKLTEVEYQELRYKKQIYELVKQRTEESDFANEYKMPDAYDEDGGVNQEKRFAVALQRYRDPAAEEKMNPFAEQEAWEEHQIGKATLQFGSKNKKKKDDDYEFVFEDQIEFIKATVMEGVNVEQDAVQSPEASAAKTALEKLQNDRKTLPIYPYREQLLQAVNDHQVIVIVGETGSGKTTQIPQYLHEAGYSERGKIGCTQPRRVAAMSVAARVSQELGVKLGHEVGYSIRFEDCTSEKTVLKYMTDGMLLREFLGEPDLASYSVIMVDEAHERTLSTDVLFGLVKDITRFRPDLKLLISSATLDAEKFSDYFDSAPIFKIPGRRFPVDIHYTKAPEADYLDAAIVTALQIHVTQPPGDGDILVFFTGQEEIETAEETLKHRTRGLGTKIAELIICPIYANLPTELQAKIFEPTPEGARKVVLATNIAETSLTIDGIKYVIDPGFSKMKSYNPRTGMESLLVTPISKASANQRAGRSGRTGPGQCFRLYTAYNFYHDLEDNTVPEIQRTNLANVVLMLKSLGINDLLNFDFMDPPPSEALLKALELLYALSALNKHGELTKIGRRMSEFPLDPMLSKMIVASEKYSCSDEIISIAAMLSVGNSIFYRPKDKQVHADNARLNFHMGNVGDHIALLKVFSSWKETNFSTQWCYENYIQVRSMKRARDIRDQLEGLLERVEIELSSNMNDFDAIKKAITSGFFPHSAKIQKNGSYRTVKHPQTVHIHPSSGLAQVLPRWVVYHELVLTTKEYMRQVTELKPEWLVEIAPHFYQMKDVEDAAAKKMPRGEGRALKD; encoded by the exons ATGAGTGAGTTGAAGACATGGGTCTCGGACAAATTGATGTCCCTTCTGGGATATTCCCAGCCTACTGTTGTCCAATATGTGATAACTTTGT CTAAGAAAGCTTCATCTCCCACTGAGATTGTAAATCAACTGGTCGGCTTGGGAATCCCTTCCTCTGCTGAAACTGCCGGGTTTGCCAAAGAAATTTTTGCCAGGGTGGAGCACAAGAGTTCAGGGCCAAAT CAATATCAACAGAAAGAAAGGGAGGCAGCAATGCTTGCACGGAAACAAAAAACCTACACACTTTTGGAggatgacgatgatgatgatgacacAGTTCGTGTTTCTCCACCACCCAAAAACGaggaaagtaaaaaaaagaagttcaGGAAAAGAAGCAAACCTCAGGATGACttagatgatgatgatgatgag GTAGTAAACCATGGGGGCAAAGAAAGACAAGTGAAGCGTCGAACTGCCCCTGATGAAGATGATGGTTCCGAG TCAGAAGAAGAAAGGCTGCGGGAccagagagaaagagaggagtTGGAACGTCATATTAGAGAACGAGATGCGGCGGGTACCAGGAAG ATCACTGATCAAAAGTTATCCAAAAAGGAAGAAG AAGAGGCAATTCGGAGATCTGACGCTTTGGAGAATGATGGCATTCAGACATTAAG GAAAGTGTCAAGGCAAGAATATTTGAAGAAAAGGGAGCAAAAGAAATTAGAAGAGCTAAG AGACGATATAGAAGATGAACAATACTTATTTGAAGGTGTCAAGCTGACTGAAGTGGAGTACCAGGAGCTAAG ATACAAGAAACAAATATATGAGCTCGTCAAACAGAGGACGGAAGAGTCTGATTTTGCAAATGAG TATAAGATGCCTGATGCATATGATGAAGATGGTGGTGTGAATCAGGAAAAAAGATTTGCTGTGGCATTGCAGCGTTACAG GGATCCTGCTGCAGAAGAGAAGATGAATCCATTTGCGGAACAAGAAGCGTGGGAGGAGCATCAGATTG GCAAAGCAACTCTTCAATTTGGATCcaagaataaaaagaaaaaggatgatGATTATGA GTTTGTGTTTGAAGACCAAATAGAGTTTATAAAGGCAACAGTCATGGAGGGTGTCAAT GTTGAGCAAGACGCAGTGCAATCACCAGAGGCATCTGCTGCCAAAACAGCCTTGGAAAAACTCCAG AATGATAGGAAGACACTTCCAATCTATCCTTATAGGGAACAGCTGCTCCAAGCCGTGAATGATCACCAG GTTATCGTTATTGTTGGAGAGACAGGTTCTGGAAAAACTACACAGATACCACAATACCTTCATGAAGCAGGATACTCTGAGCGGGGAAAG ATTGGATGTACCCAGCCGCGGCGTGTTGCTGCTATGAGTGTTGCTGCCCGAGTTTCTCAAGAATTGGGAGTAAAACTTGGACATGAG GTTGGCTATTCTATTCGATTTGAAGATTGTACATCGGAAAAGACAGTATTAAAATACATGACAGATGGAATGCTATTGCGTGAATTCCTTGGTGAACCTGACCTTGCAAGTTACAG TGTAATTATGGTGGATGAGGCTCACGAAAGAACTCTCTCAACGGACGTTTTGTTTGGTTTAGTTAAG GATATCACTCGTTTTCGCCCTGACCTCAAATTGCTTATATCAAGTGCCACACTTGATGCTGAAAAGTTCAGTGATTATTTTGATTCTGctccaatttttaaaatacctGGAAGAAGATTCCCTGTTGATATACATTATACTAAGGCCCCAGAAGCTGACTACTTGGATGCTGCCATTGTTACTGCTCTTCAAATTCATGTGACACAACCACCAGGGGATGGCGATATTCTAGTTTTCTTTACAGGGCAGGAGGAGATTGAAACTGCTGAAGAGACTCTTAAGCATAGGACTAGAGGATTGGGGACAAAAATTGCAGAACTAATCATTTGTCCAATATATGCAAATTTGCCTACAGAACTGCAGGCTAAGATATTCGAACCCACACCTGAAGGGGCACGTAAGGTTGTCCTGGCAACCAATATTGCTGAGACATCGTTGACGATAGATGGGATCAAATATGTCATCGATCCAGGTTTCTCTAAGATGAAGTCTTACAATCCTCGGACTGGTATGGAATCGTTGTTGGTGACCCCAATATCCAAAGCATCAGCTAACCAGCGAGCTGGTCGATCTGGGAGAACAGGTCCAGGACAATGCTTTCGGTTGTATACCGCATATAACTTTTATCATGATCTGGAAGATAATACCGTTCCTGAAATACAAAGGACTAACTTGGCCAATGTGGTACTCATGCTCAAGAGCCTTGGCATCAACGACCTGCTCAACTTTGACTTCATGGACCCTCCTCCATCTGAAGCTTTGCTGAAGGCCTTGGAATTACTCTATGCTCTAAGTGCACTTAACAAACATGGTGAGCTGACAAAAATCGGCAGGAGGATGTCTGAGTTTCCACTTGATCCCATGCTATCGAAGATGATTGTTGCTTCCGAGAAATATAGTTGTTCTGACGAGATCATATCTATTGCTGCTATGTTATCTGTTGGAAACTCAATCTTTTACCGTCCTAAGGACAAACAAGTTCATGCAGACAATGCACGCTTGAACTTCCACATGGGAAATGTCGGAGACCATATTGCATTGCTGAAG GTTTTTAGCTCATGGAAGGAAACCAATTTCTCGACTCAGTGGTGCTATGAGAATTATATCCAG GTTAGGAGCATGAAGAGAGCTAGAGATATCCGTGATCAGCTGGAGGGGTTGCTGGAAAGGGTTGAGATCGAGTTATCTTCAAATATGAATGATTTCGATGCAATAAAGAAAGCTATAACGTCTGGGTTTTTTCCACACTCagcaaaaatacaaaagaatGGATCTTATAGAACTGTCAAGCATCCACAGACTGTTCATATTCACCCAAGCTCTGGTTTAGCACAG GTGCTTCCAAGATGGGTCGTATACCATGAATTGGTTCTAACAACTAAGGAGTATATGCGGCAG GTGACCGAGCTAAAGCCAGAATGGCTGGTGGAAATAGCTCCTCACTTCTATCAAATGAAAGACGTGGAGGATG CTGCGGCGAAGAAAATGCCACGTGGTGAGGGTAGGGCATTGAAAGATTGA
- the LOC125189240 gene encoding stemmadenine O-acetyltransferase-like — protein sequence MLVSGIRIGITEEEKLVTRRLVFEKEKVERIRRLEASRSEVKDSSRVEAVSAFLWRSFIEVHKQCAGESETASFPAAHMVSLRRRAVPPVADHAFGNCFTFAAAVVSADEEKDGYGDMAVSRLRAAIREVDGDYVEAIGDEEFAREVLNNIGDVFTKENCVFTSWLRFPFYEVDFGWGKPGRVCTAMMPYMNLVILMDTPSGDGGIEAWINVCDDHFFSFIKANCDTLLLH from the coding sequence ATGCTCGTTTCCGGAATCCGTATAGGAATTACGGAGGAGGAAAAACTCGTGACGAGGAGGCTGGTTTTCGAGAAGGAGAAGGTGGAGAGGATCAGGAGACTGGAAGCTTCTAGAAGCGAGGTCAAGGATTCGAGTAGAGTGGAAGCTGTCTCGGCTTTCCTGTGGCGGAGCTTCATCGAGGTGCATAAACAATGCGCAGGTGAAAGTGAAACGGCGTCGTTCCCCGCCGCGCATATGGTGAGCTTGAGGCGGCGGGCGGTGCCTCCCGTGGCGGATCATGCCTTCGGGAACTGCTTCACGTTTGCTGCGGCCGTTGTGTCAGCGGACGAAGAGAAAGATGGATATGGAGATATGGCCGTGTCGAGATTGAGGGCGGCGATACGGGAAGTGGACGGAGATTATGTGGAGGCCATTGGCGACGAGGAGTTTGCTCGGGAGGTGTTGAATAATATTGGTGATGTTTTTACCAAGGAAAACTGTGTGTTTACGAGTTGGCTGAGGTTTCCGTTTTACGAGGTGGATTTCGGATGGGGGAAACCGGGTAGGGTTTGCACGGCGATGATGCCGTACATGAATCTAGTGATTCTGATGGATACTCCGAGTGGGGATGGTGGTATCGAAGCATGGATCAATGTTTGTGATGACCACTTCTTCAGCTTCATCAAAGCCAATTGCGACACCCTCCTCCTTCATTAG